The following are encoded together in the Arvicanthis niloticus isolate mArvNil1 chromosome 11, mArvNil1.pat.X, whole genome shotgun sequence genome:
- the Cyp1b1 gene encoding cytochrome P450 1B1 isoform X1: MQRLLFTQPQPVAPRSGRDAGLKGALFFSFAHLSFTFCLCVPSMATGLSADSPQQPSSLSTQQTTLLLLLSVLATVHLGQWLLRQWRRKPWSSPPGPFPWPLIGNAAAVGQASHLYFARLARRYGDVFQIRLGSCPVVVLNGESAIHQALVQQGGIFADRPPFASFRVVSGGRSLAFGHYSERWKAQRRAAYSTMRAFSTRHPRSRGLLEGHALAEARELVAVLVRRCAGGVFLDPTQPIIVAVANVMSAVCFGCRYNHDDAEFLDLLSHNEEFGRTVGAGSLVDVLPWLQLFPNPVRTTFRKFEQLNRNFSNFVLDKFLRHRESLVPGAAPRDMMDAFILSAEKKASGGPGDDPSGLDLEDVPATITDIFGASQDTLSTALQWLLILFTRYPDVQARVQAELDQVVGRDRLPCMSDQPNLPYVMAFLYESMRFSSFLPVTIPHATTANAFVLGYYIPKNTVVFVNQWSVNHDPAKWPNPEDFDPARFLDKDGFINKALASSVMIFSVGKRRCIGEELSKMLLFLFISILAHQCNFRANQNEPSNMSFSYGLTIKPKSFKIHVSLRESMALLDSAVQKLQAEETCQ; encoded by the exons ATGCAACGCCTTCTCTTTACTCAACCTCAACCTGTAGCCCCACGCAGTGGCAGAGACGCGGGGCTGAAGGGGGCactcttcttttcctttgcaCACCTGAGTTTTACGTTTTGCCTTTGTGTCCCCAGCATGGCCACCGGCCTTAGTGCAGACAGTCCACAGCAGCCGAGCTCGCTGTCTACCCAGCAGACCACTCTTCTGCTACTCCTTTCCGTCCTGGCCACTGTGCACTTAGGACAGTGGCTGCTGCGACAGTGGCGACGGAAACCGTGGTCCTCGCCCCCAGGTCCCTTTCCTTGGCCACTGATCGGAAACGCAGCGGCTGTTGGTCAGGCATCGCACTTGTACTTCGCTCGCCTTGCAAGGCGCTATGGCGACGTTTTCCAGATCCGTCTGGGCAGCTGTCCCGTGGTGGTGCTGAATGGCGAGAGTGCCATCCACCAGGCCCTGGTGCAGCAGGGCGGCATCTTCGCGGACCGGCCGCCCTTCGCCTCTTTCCGTGTGGTGTCTGGTGGCCGCAGTCTGGCTTTCGGCCACTACTCTGAGCGCTGGAAGGCGCAGAGACGCGCGGCCTATAGTACGATGCGTGCCTTCTCCACGCGCCACCCGCGCAGCCGCGGTCTCCTCGAGGGCCACGCGCTGGCAGAGGCTCGAGAGTTGGTGGCAGTGCTGGTGCGGCGCTGCGCGGGCGGCGTCTTCCTGGATCCGACGCAGCCGATCATTGTGGCTGTGGCCAATGTCATGAGCGCTGTGTGCTTCGGCTGTCGGTACAACCACGACGACGCGGAGTTCCTGGACCTGCTCAGCCACAATGAGGAGTTCGGGCGCACGGTGGGCGCCGGCAGCCTGGTGGACGTGCTGCCCTGGCTGCAGCTCTTTCCCAACCCAGTGCGCACCACCTTCCGCAAGTTCGAGCAGCTCAACCGCAACTTCAGCAACTTTGTCCTGGACAAGTTCCTGAGGCACCGTGAAAGCCTGGTGCCCGGGGCTGCTCCTCGAGACATGATGGACGCCTTCATCCTCTCTGCCGAAAAGAAGGCATCCGGGGGCCCTGGCGACGACCCCTCCGGGCTGGACTTGGAGGATGTGCCTGCCACTATTACGGACATCTTCGGAGCCAGCCAGGACACCCTTTCCACCGCGTTGCAGTGGCTGCTCATCCTCTTTACCAG GTACCCGGATGTGCAGGCCCGCGTGCAGGCCGAGTTGGACCAGGTTGTAGGGAGAGACCGCCTGCCCTGCATGAGTGACCAGCCCAACCTGCCATATGTCATGGCTTTTCTTTATGAATCAATGCGATTCTCCAGCTTTTTGCCTGTCACCATTCCTCATGCCACCACCGCCAACGCCTTTGTTTTAGGCTACTACATCCCCAAGAATACCGTGGTTTTTGTCAACCAATGGTCTGTGAATCATGACCCAGCGAAGTGGCCTAATCCAGAGGACTTTGATCCAGCCCGCTTCCTGGACAAGGATGGCTTCATTAACAAGGCACTAGCCAGCAGTGTGATGATATTTTCAGTGGGCAAACGGCGGTGCATTGGCGAGGAGCTGTCTAAgatgcttctgtttctcttcatctCCATCCTCGCTCATCAGTGCAATTTCAGGGCTAACCAAAATGAGCCCTCAAACATGAGTTTCAGTTACGGCCTGACCATTAAGCCCAAGTCGTTTAAAATCCATGTGTCTCTCAGAGAGTCCATGGCGCTCCTTGATAGTGCTGTTCAAAAGCTGCAGGCTGAGGAAACTTGCCAGTGA
- the Cyp1b1 gene encoding cytochrome P450 1B1 isoform X2, with protein MATGLSADSPQQPSSLSTQQTTLLLLLSVLATVHLGQWLLRQWRRKPWSSPPGPFPWPLIGNAAAVGQASHLYFARLARRYGDVFQIRLGSCPVVVLNGESAIHQALVQQGGIFADRPPFASFRVVSGGRSLAFGHYSERWKAQRRAAYSTMRAFSTRHPRSRGLLEGHALAEARELVAVLVRRCAGGVFLDPTQPIIVAVANVMSAVCFGCRYNHDDAEFLDLLSHNEEFGRTVGAGSLVDVLPWLQLFPNPVRTTFRKFEQLNRNFSNFVLDKFLRHRESLVPGAAPRDMMDAFILSAEKKASGGPGDDPSGLDLEDVPATITDIFGASQDTLSTALQWLLILFTRYPDVQARVQAELDQVVGRDRLPCMSDQPNLPYVMAFLYESMRFSSFLPVTIPHATTANAFVLGYYIPKNTVVFVNQWSVNHDPAKWPNPEDFDPARFLDKDGFINKALASSVMIFSVGKRRCIGEELSKMLLFLFISILAHQCNFRANQNEPSNMSFSYGLTIKPKSFKIHVSLRESMALLDSAVQKLQAEETCQ; from the exons ATGGCCACCGGCCTTAGTGCAGACAGTCCACAGCAGCCGAGCTCGCTGTCTACCCAGCAGACCACTCTTCTGCTACTCCTTTCCGTCCTGGCCACTGTGCACTTAGGACAGTGGCTGCTGCGACAGTGGCGACGGAAACCGTGGTCCTCGCCCCCAGGTCCCTTTCCTTGGCCACTGATCGGAAACGCAGCGGCTGTTGGTCAGGCATCGCACTTGTACTTCGCTCGCCTTGCAAGGCGCTATGGCGACGTTTTCCAGATCCGTCTGGGCAGCTGTCCCGTGGTGGTGCTGAATGGCGAGAGTGCCATCCACCAGGCCCTGGTGCAGCAGGGCGGCATCTTCGCGGACCGGCCGCCCTTCGCCTCTTTCCGTGTGGTGTCTGGTGGCCGCAGTCTGGCTTTCGGCCACTACTCTGAGCGCTGGAAGGCGCAGAGACGCGCGGCCTATAGTACGATGCGTGCCTTCTCCACGCGCCACCCGCGCAGCCGCGGTCTCCTCGAGGGCCACGCGCTGGCAGAGGCTCGAGAGTTGGTGGCAGTGCTGGTGCGGCGCTGCGCGGGCGGCGTCTTCCTGGATCCGACGCAGCCGATCATTGTGGCTGTGGCCAATGTCATGAGCGCTGTGTGCTTCGGCTGTCGGTACAACCACGACGACGCGGAGTTCCTGGACCTGCTCAGCCACAATGAGGAGTTCGGGCGCACGGTGGGCGCCGGCAGCCTGGTGGACGTGCTGCCCTGGCTGCAGCTCTTTCCCAACCCAGTGCGCACCACCTTCCGCAAGTTCGAGCAGCTCAACCGCAACTTCAGCAACTTTGTCCTGGACAAGTTCCTGAGGCACCGTGAAAGCCTGGTGCCCGGGGCTGCTCCTCGAGACATGATGGACGCCTTCATCCTCTCTGCCGAAAAGAAGGCATCCGGGGGCCCTGGCGACGACCCCTCCGGGCTGGACTTGGAGGATGTGCCTGCCACTATTACGGACATCTTCGGAGCCAGCCAGGACACCCTTTCCACCGCGTTGCAGTGGCTGCTCATCCTCTTTACCAG GTACCCGGATGTGCAGGCCCGCGTGCAGGCCGAGTTGGACCAGGTTGTAGGGAGAGACCGCCTGCCCTGCATGAGTGACCAGCCCAACCTGCCATATGTCATGGCTTTTCTTTATGAATCAATGCGATTCTCCAGCTTTTTGCCTGTCACCATTCCTCATGCCACCACCGCCAACGCCTTTGTTTTAGGCTACTACATCCCCAAGAATACCGTGGTTTTTGTCAACCAATGGTCTGTGAATCATGACCCAGCGAAGTGGCCTAATCCAGAGGACTTTGATCCAGCCCGCTTCCTGGACAAGGATGGCTTCATTAACAAGGCACTAGCCAGCAGTGTGATGATATTTTCAGTGGGCAAACGGCGGTGCATTGGCGAGGAGCTGTCTAAgatgcttctgtttctcttcatctCCATCCTCGCTCATCAGTGCAATTTCAGGGCTAACCAAAATGAGCCCTCAAACATGAGTTTCAGTTACGGCCTGACCATTAAGCCCAAGTCGTTTAAAATCCATGTGTCTCTCAGAGAGTCCATGGCGCTCCTTGATAGTGCTGTTCAAAAGCTGCAGGCTGAGGAAACTTGCCAGTGA